A window of the Xenopus laevis strain J_2021 chromosome 9_10L, Xenopus_laevis_v10.1, whole genome shotgun sequence genome harbors these coding sequences:
- the LOC398339 gene encoding oocyte zinc finger protein XlCOF29 isoform X3, with the protein MTDTTAHMDVTLRCNNDPSKSADKDVDTSPAEHHLAAPCDRVYGDTSDVKVEEPGKIEAEGAHVNLSIPKISPEEQPPPANGIKEQAASFEGRNQSDCSINPLTEQIQGTDTPTPIMECSLNNSLSDNYILNGINEQSASWEESNQSDYSIDPLTEQIQGTYIPTPIMGCSLNNRVFTNYVSSVIKEEVASREEGNQSDCSINPFTEQIQGTDTPAPIMGCSLNNSLSDNYIFNGINEQLASWERGNQSGINPNTPTPIMGYSWNNCAFTNYVSSVIKEEAASWEEGNQSDCSINPLTEQIQGTDEWNNRIRCRPHKHMIDINCIGNRRNKLCTSSKKTLTLKEVFDCNKCHKSFKSKGALVRHQKTHTGVKPFSCSQCGKCFAQSSDLTVHERTHTGEKPFACPECGKCFGRHSHLKVHQKVHTGDKPFACTECGKCFTQHKSLIVHQRIHSGLKPFSCSVCGKCFRDRSNLNAHERIHTVERAYPCSVCGKHFAHKIDLKLHQRIH; encoded by the exons ATGACTGATACTACAGCTCATATGGATGTAACATTACGTTGTAATAACGACCCAAGCAAGAGTGCGGATAAAGACGTTGACACTTCTCCAGCAGAACATCACCTGGCAGCTCCATGTG ATCGTGTATATGGAGATACAAGTGACGTGAAAGTTGAGGAGCCTGGCAAGATTGAGGCTGAAGGAGCACATGTAAATCTCTCAATCCCTAAAATTTCCCCAGAGgagcagcccccaccagccaatggGATTAAAGAGCAAGCTGCATCATTTGAAGggagaaaccaatcagattgcagcattaatccacttacagaacagatacagggaacagatacacctactcctatcatggaATGCAGCCTGAATAACAGCTTGTctgataattatatattaaatggtaTTAATGAGCAGTCGGCTTCATGGGAAgagagtaaccaatcagattacaGCATTgatccacttacagaacagatacagggaacataTATccctactcctatcatgggatgcagCCTGAATAATCGTGTATTCACTAATTATGTATCAAGTGTCATTAAAGAGGAAGTGGCTTCGAGGGAagagggaaaccaatcagattgcagcattaatccatttacagaacagatacagggaacagatacacctgctcctatcatgggatgcagCCTGAATAACAGCTTGTCAGATAATTATATATTCAATGGTATTAATGAGCAGTTGGCTTCATGGGAAAGAGGAAACCAATCAGGCATTAATCCTaatacacctactcctatcatgggataCAGCTGGAATAACTGTGCATTTACTAATTATGTATCAAGTGTAATTAAAGAGGAAGCGGCTTCATGGGAagagggaaaccaatcagattgcagcattaatccacttacagaacagatacagggaacggATGAATGGAACAATAGAATAAGATGCAGACCACATAAACACATGATAGATATCAACTGCATAGGAAATAGAAGAAATAAATTATGTACATCTTCCAAAAAAACACTTACGTTAAAGGAGGTGTTTGACTGTAATAAGTGCCATAAAAGTTTCAAATCTAAGGGCGCCCTTGTTAGACATCAGAAGACTCACACAGGAGTGAAACCGTTTTCTTGTTCCCAGTGTGGCAAATGTTTTGCACAAAGTTCCGACCTGACTGTACATGAGagaacccacacaggagagaaacccttTGCTTGCCCTGAATGCGGGAAATGCTTTGGGCGTCACTCTCACCTTAAAGTGCACCAGAAAGTTCACACCGGCGACAAACCCTTCGCTTGTACTGAATGTGGCAAATGCTTTACACAACACAAAAGCCTGATTGTACATCAGAGGATCCACTCGGGACTGAAACCTTTCTCTTGCTCTgtatgtgggaaatgtttcagaGATCGCTCAAACCTTAATGCACACGAGAGAATTCACACCGTGGAAAGGGCGTATCCTTGTTCTGTCTGCGGgaaacattttgctcacaagATCGACCTCAAACTACATCAGAGAATTCACTAA
- the LOC121398052 gene encoding oocyte zinc finger protein XlCOF6.1-like, with protein MSNIIQLLTGEVAIRTHHVSIYFSLDEWDYIKGNKDLYEEGIKESAQKLHPLEYEDQSNITANLECYNNKSSKTGAVCCADENLTNPKPSPIKQPQPKNGIKEEASSCDLMCMSQPKIHILHGRTGCCELDEAISKNKVVVKDQNSSKKDKKPLSCTDFRKCFKKGSQGTLHHGRQRGKMFCCSECGNCFSDQSQLHSHQRVHKGERPFLRSQSRKPFRQKSNLRLHKRIPAGKKQLFCADCGKHFMFHSLLVAHQKIHTGEKSFSCSECGRRFTQISGLIVHQRIHTGEKPFSCSECGRSFTQMSGLNAHKRIHTGEKPFSCSECGRCFTQTSGLNAHKRTHTGEKPFSCAECGKRFMQISGLNAHKSTHTGEKTYCCSECGKYFARHTTLLAHQRIHMR; from the exons atgtccaacatcatccagctgctgactggagag gttgccataaggactcatcatgtttccatctatttttccttggacgagtgggactatataaaaggaaacaaggacctTTATGAGGAAGGGATAAAAGAGTCGGCTCAGAAGCTCCACCCACTAG AATATGAAGATCAGAGCAATATTACAGCTAATCTGGAATGTTATAATAATAAGTCAAGCAAAACTGGGGCTGTTTGTTGTGCAGACGAAAACCTCACAAACCCTAAACCTTCTCCAATTAAACAGCCCCAACCAAAAAATGGTATTAAAGAGGAAGCAAGTTCATGTGATTTGATGTGCATGTCTCAACCAAAAATACATATCTTACATGGAAGGACTGGCTGCTGTGAGCTGGATGAAGCCATTAGCAAGAACAAAGTTGTTGTTAAAGATCAGAACTCTTCTAAGAAGGACAAGAAACCATTATCCTGTACCGATTTtaggaaatgttttaaaaaaggctCCCAGGGTACTTTGCATCACGGCAGACAAAGAGGGAAAATGTTTTGCTGCTCAGAATGTGGAAACTGTTTCTCGGATCAGTCACAGCTTCATTCTCACCAGAGAGTTCACAAGGGAGAAAGACCATTTTTACGTTCCCAAAGTAGAAAACCTTTTAGGCAAAAGTCAAATCTTCGTTTGCATAAAAGAATTCCCGCTGGAAAGAAGCAACTGTTTTGTGCTGATTGTGGAAAACATTTTATGTTTCATTCTCTTCTTGTTGCGCATCAGAagattcacacaggggagaagtcattttcttgttctgaatgtggcagACGTTTCACGCAAATCTCTGGCCTTATTGTACATCAGAGaattcacaccggggagaaaccattttcttGCTCTGAATGTGGCAGAAGTTTCACGCAAATGTCCGGCCTCAATGCCCATAAAAGAATTCACAccggagagaaaccattttcttgttctgaatgtggcagATGTTTTACTCAAACCTCCGGCCTTAACGCTCATAAAAGAACTCACACCGGGGAAAAACCCTTCTCTTGTGCTGAATGTGGCAAGCGTTTTATGCAAATTTCAGGCCTAAATGCCCACAAAAGTACTCACACGGGGGAAAAAACGTATTGTTGCTCTGAGTGTGGCAAATATTTTGCACGACACACAACCCTTCTAGCACATCAAAGAATCCACATGCGATag
- the LOC398339 gene encoding oocyte zinc finger protein XlCOF29 isoform X2 gives MGMSEKASDTGMKGKKKDKNERNEKILNLTLEMIYLLTGEEWEYIKRKKALYMEGIKEDPQQLCPVGCEYEDKSIVMCNLEATACLNNDPRNDTVFCEHRDLSKFDTSLAEQSLPAIGIKGEPVSCEGANQSDCNINPLAEQIQGTDTPTPIMGCSLNNSLSDNYISNGIKTEATSCEAGNQSDYGNNPVAEVQLTDTPTPVKRCSLNSILSDNYIKVAIKEEPPSWEDENQTHCSINAPGEQNEEIDTPTSIMRFCLNSSLLDSSLLNAIKDDTLSCEGENYSDCSFNPLTEQTSPGCKQFTCSECGKTYTRLYNLKVHLKSHTDDKTFSCSDCEECFTDHTDLVIHRRLHLTLKAFPCAECGKCFTNCTNLRAHSKTHTGEKPYSCTECGKTFRDRSHLNIHKKRHTGEKPYTCSECGKCFAYRSNLMVHVRIHTGEKPFSCSKCGKCFTDHANLIVHERMHRGEKSFFCSECGKCFAQSTKLTLHQRIHTKVKPFKCNECGKCFTQSPHLIVHQRIHTGERPYCCSDCGKCFISSSRLSTHRKAHK, from the exons atgggaatgtcAGAGAaagcgagtgacacagggatgaaggggaagaagaaggataaaaatgagcGGAATGAGAAAATCCTGAATCTcacactggagatgatctatctgctgactggagag GAGTGGGAGTATATCAAAAGAAAGAAGGCCCTTTACATGGAAGGGATAAAGGAGGATCCCCAGCAGCTCTGCCCAGTGG GCTGTGAATATGAAGATAAGAGCATTGTTATGTGTAATCTTGAAGCCACTGCATGTCTTAATAATGACCCCAGAAATGATACGGTTTTTTGTGAACACAGAGATCTCTCAAAATTTGATACTTCTTTAGCAGAACAATCCCTGCCAGCAATTGGTATTAAAGGTGAACCGGTTTCATGTGAAGGggcaaaccaatcagattgcaacATTAATCCTCTTGCAGAACAGATCCAaggaacagatacacctactcctatcatgggatgcagCCTGAATAACAGCTTGTCAGATAATTATATATCAAATGGGATTAAAACGGAAGCAACCTCATGTGAAGCAGGAAACCAGTCAGATTATGGAAATAATCCTGTTGCAGAAGTACAGCtaacagatacacctactcctgTCAAGAGGTGCAGCCTAAATAGCATTTTATCAGATAATTATATAAAAGTAGCTATTAAAGAGGAGCCACCATCATGGGAAGATGAAAACCAAacacattgcagcattaatgcaCCAGGGGAACAGAATGAAGAAATAGATACTCCTACTTCTATCATGAGATTTTGCCTAAATAGCAGTTTGTTAGATAGCAGTTTGTTAAATGCTATTAAAGACGATACTCTGTCATGTGAAGGGGAAAACTATTCAGATTGTAGCTTTAACCCACTAACAGAGCAGACTTCCCCAGGCTGTAAACAATTTACATGTTCTGAATGTGGAAAAACGTATACACGGCTCTATAATCTGAAAGTTCACCTAAAAAGCCACACGGACgataaaacattttcttgttcTGATTGCGAGGAATGTTTCACAGATCACACAGACCTTGTTATTCATCGGAGACTCCACCTAACACTAAAAGCCTTTCCTTGTGccgaatgtgggaaatgtttcacaAACTGCACAAATCTCAGGGCCCATAGCAAAACCCACACAGGGGAAAAGCCTTACTCTTGCACTGAATGCGGTAAGACTTTTAGGGATCGCTCACACCTTAATATACATAAGAAGAGGCACACAGGGGAAAAACCATACACCTGTTCcgagtgtgggaaatgttttgcctaTCGCTCCAACCTAATGGTGCATGTCaggattcacacaggggagaaaccattctctTGCTCtaaatgtggcaaatgtttcacAGATCATGCAAACCTGATTGTACACGAGCGCATGCACAGAGGGGAGAAAAGCTTCTTTTGCtctgaatgtggcaaatgttttgcACAAAGCACAAAGCTAACTTtacaccagagaattcacacaaAAGTAAAACCCTTTAAGTGCAATGAATGCGGGAAATGTTTTACCCAGAGCCCGCACCTTATTGTGCATCAGCGCATTCACACAGGGGAACGGCCGTACTGCTGCTCTGACTGCGGGAAATGTTTTATAAGTAGCTCACGTCTTAGTACCCATCGGAAAGCTCACAAATAA
- the LOC398339 gene encoding oocyte zinc finger protein XlCOF29 isoform X1: MGMSEKASDTGMKGKKKDKNERNEKILNLTLEMIYLLTGEGYVIPKKKKSGDDMAPPQSCTDCILEGGCRCHVTNLTGGRALHAPGSVIQKENNKNDKKILELMSNIIQLLTGEEWEYIKRKKALYMEGIKEDPQQLCPVGCEYEDKSIVMCNLEATACLNNDPRNDTVFCEHRDLSKFDTSLAEQSLPAIGIKGEPVSCEGANQSDCNINPLAEQIQGTDTPTPIMGCSLNNSLSDNYISNGIKTEATSCEAGNQSDYGNNPVAEVQLTDTPTPVKRCSLNSILSDNYIKVAIKEEPPSWEDENQTHCSINAPGEQNEEIDTPTSIMRFCLNSSLLDSSLLNAIKDDTLSCEGENYSDCSFNPLTEQTSPGCKQFTCSECGKTYTRLYNLKVHLKSHTDDKTFSCSDCEECFTDHTDLVIHRRLHLTLKAFPCAECGKCFTNCTNLRAHSKTHTGEKPYSCTECGKTFRDRSHLNIHKKRHTGEKPYTCSECGKCFAYRSNLMVHVRIHTGEKPFSCSKCGKCFTDHANLIVHERMHRGEKSFFCSECGKCFAQSTKLTLHQRIHTKVKPFKCNECGKCFTQSPHLIVHQRIHTGERPYCCSDCGKCFISSSRLSTHRKAHK, translated from the exons atgggaatgtcAGAGAaagcgagtgacacagggatgaaggggaagaagaaggataaaaatgagcGGAATGAGAAAATCCTGAATCTcacactggagatgatctatctgctgactggagag GGCTATGTGATCCCTAAGAAGAAGAAGTCAGGTGATGACATGGCCCCCCCACAGAGCTGCACTGACTGTATATTGGAAGGAGGCTGTAGGTGCCATGTGACCAACCTAACTGGAGGGAGGGCCTTGCATGCtcctggctccgtcatacagaaggaaaataacaagaatgacaagaagatcctggaactcatgtccaacatcatccagctgctgactggagag GAGTGGGAGTATATCAAAAGAAAGAAGGCCCTTTACATGGAAGGGATAAAGGAGGATCCCCAGCAGCTCTGCCCAGTGG GCTGTGAATATGAAGATAAGAGCATTGTTATGTGTAATCTTGAAGCCACTGCATGTCTTAATAATGACCCCAGAAATGATACGGTTTTTTGTGAACACAGAGATCTCTCAAAATTTGATACTTCTTTAGCAGAACAATCCCTGCCAGCAATTGGTATTAAAGGTGAACCGGTTTCATGTGAAGGggcaaaccaatcagattgcaacATTAATCCTCTTGCAGAACAGATCCAaggaacagatacacctactcctatcatgggatgcagCCTGAATAACAGCTTGTCAGATAATTATATATCAAATGGGATTAAAACGGAAGCAACCTCATGTGAAGCAGGAAACCAGTCAGATTATGGAAATAATCCTGTTGCAGAAGTACAGCtaacagatacacctactcctgTCAAGAGGTGCAGCCTAAATAGCATTTTATCAGATAATTATATAAAAGTAGCTATTAAAGAGGAGCCACCATCATGGGAAGATGAAAACCAAacacattgcagcattaatgcaCCAGGGGAACAGAATGAAGAAATAGATACTCCTACTTCTATCATGAGATTTTGCCTAAATAGCAGTTTGTTAGATAGCAGTTTGTTAAATGCTATTAAAGACGATACTCTGTCATGTGAAGGGGAAAACTATTCAGATTGTAGCTTTAACCCACTAACAGAGCAGACTTCCCCAGGCTGTAAACAATTTACATGTTCTGAATGTGGAAAAACGTATACACGGCTCTATAATCTGAAAGTTCACCTAAAAAGCCACACGGACgataaaacattttcttgttcTGATTGCGAGGAATGTTTCACAGATCACACAGACCTTGTTATTCATCGGAGACTCCACCTAACACTAAAAGCCTTTCCTTGTGccgaatgtgggaaatgtttcacaAACTGCACAAATCTCAGGGCCCATAGCAAAACCCACACAGGGGAAAAGCCTTACTCTTGCACTGAATGCGGTAAGACTTTTAGGGATCGCTCACACCTTAATATACATAAGAAGAGGCACACAGGGGAAAAACCATACACCTGTTCcgagtgtgggaaatgttttgcctaTCGCTCCAACCTAATGGTGCATGTCaggattcacacaggggagaaaccattctctTGCTCtaaatgtggcaaatgtttcacAGATCATGCAAACCTGATTGTACACGAGCGCATGCACAGAGGGGAGAAAAGCTTCTTTTGCtctgaatgtggcaaatgttttgcACAAAGCACAAAGCTAACTTtacaccagagaattcacacaaAAGTAAAACCCTTTAAGTGCAATGAATGCGGGAAATGTTTTACCCAGAGCCCGCACCTTATTGTGCATCAGCGCATTCACACAGGGGAACGGCCGTACTGCTGCTCTGACTGCGGGAAATGTTTTATAAGTAGCTCACGTCTTAGTACCCATCGGAAAGCTCACAAATAA
- the LOC108703776 gene encoding oocyte zinc finger protein XlCOF7.1-like: MSNIIQLLTGEKWDYLKGNKDHNREGMKQQLRSVDDFYEDNSTMKSNLGTTCSSNEPSKTETEMSADGNLTNPAEQPPPTNEIKEEAASCEGNSQSDCRIKPLTEQIKGTDKPTPIMEYSLDNSLAANYISDDIKEEAASCEEGNQSDCSINPLTEQIQGTDTPTPVRGCSLNTFSESKSSDNDTNINESTYTSCQRNPALTVIYYCTECHKGFNRKSTLVRHQKIHTREKPFACSEYGECPSHLNGENLYICSECGKCFSNLSHLNIHQKHHTGENPYYCAECGKYFRDRSNLIAHQRTHTGEKPFACSDCGKRFTVCSNLYVHQRIHTGEKPYCCSECGKCFTRQSNLILHQRIHTGEKPFNCSQCGKCFARRSVLNVHLRVHQ, from the exons atgtccaacatcatccagctgctgactggagag AAGTGGGACTatttaaaaggaaacaaggacCATAACAGGGAAGGGATGAAGCAGCAGCTCCGCTCTGTGG ATGATTTCTATGAAGATAACAGCACAATGAAATCTAATCTGGGAACAACATGCTCTAGTAATGAGCCAAGCAAGACTGAGACTGAAATGAGTGCCGATGGAAATCTCACAAACCCAGCGGAACAGCCCCCACCAACCAATGAGATTAAAGAGGAAGCGGCTTCATGTGAAgggaacagccaatcagattgcagGATTAAaccacttacagaacagataaaGGGAACAGATAAACCTACTCCTATCATGGAATACAGCCTGGATAACAGCTTGGCAGCTAATTATATATCAGATGATATTAAAGAGGAAGCGGCTTCATGTGAagagggaaaccaatcagattgcagcattaatccacttacagaacagatacagggaacagatacacctactcctgTCAGGGGGTGCAGCCTGAATACGTTTTCTGAAAGTAAGAGCAGTGACAATGATACAAATATCAATGAATCCACATATACATCGTGCCAGAGGAATCCTGCTTTGACTGTCATATATTACTGTACAGAATGCCACAAAGGCTTCAATAGAAAAAGCACGCTTGTTAGACATCAAAAAATTCACACACGGGAGAAACCATTTGCCTGCAGTGAATATGGAGAATGTCCATCACATCTTAATGGGGAGAATCTGTACatttgttctgaatgtgggaagtGTTTCAGCAATCTCTCGCACCTTAATATACATCAAAAACATCACACGGGGGAAAATCCGTACTATTGCGCCGAATGCGGGAAATATTTCAGAGATCGCTCAAATCTTATTGCCCATCAGAGAactcacacgggagagaaaccatttGCCTGTTCCGACTGCGGGAAACGTTTTACAGTTTGCTCCAACCTTTATGTACATCAGAGAAtacacacgggggagaaaccgtATTGTTGCtctgaatgtggcaaatgttttacGCGGCAGTCGAACCTCATTTTGCATCAGAGgattcacacgggggagaaaccattcaatTGTTCTCAGTGCGGGAAATGTTTTGCACGGCGTTCTGTTCTCAACGTGCATCTGAGAGTTCaccagtaa